CTACGGAGGCCGAAAGGTGGAAACAACCCAAACCTCTTCTATCAGGagaaactgcagcttcagagaggatgcagatatagaaacactgcagcagctcttcaactcatgcagcatctagagaacattcagcagaggaaacatgagcagtttactaaaagctgcagaaaccaaacgctgcaagaagctccaacacaacggagaccaggggacactaaagagagacgcacacagctggagaccaggggacactaaagagagacgcacacagctggagaccaggggacactaaagagagacgcacacagctggagaccaggggacactaaagagagacgcacacagctggagaccaggggacactaaagagagacgcatacagctggagaccaggggacactaaagaaagacgcacacagctagagaccaggggacactaaagagagacgcacacagctggagaccaggggacactaaagagagacgcacacagctggagaccaggggacactaaagagagacgcacacagctggagaccaggggacactaaagagagacgcacacagctggagaccaggggacactaaagagagacgcacacagctggagaccaggggacactaaagagagacgcacacagctggagaccaggggacactaaagagagacgcacacagctggagaccaggggacactaaagagagacgcacacagctggagaccaggggacactaaagagagacgcacacagctggagaccaggggacactaaagagagacgcagtCCTGCAGTTTGTGGTCAACCTGTCAAATAGTCCGTAATCCAGGAAACCAGGGGAGGGTCAACCTGCATCGCCGGCAGCTTACTCCCCAGCAGGCCGGATGGTGAGAATGTATTTCCATTGATTTACACGTTGAGGTTTTTTTATAACgtataatcatttatttatttaaactaaaacccctctatttcacacacacacacacacacacacacacacacacacacacacacacacacacacacacacacacacacacacacacacacacacacacacacacacacacacacacaggactgaggcgccctctgctgctgcacaacGACACTGCATTTagggcttttattctgaaaaacaacCAGCACTTCAACACTGAATCAGAATAATCAAATACATGAAAtgattcctttttaaatgtgttgttattctGTTactgaaagaataaaaaaacattggagTTGAGAAGGTTTCCAAGTCCTGACAGAACAAGTGAAACTTTTTATTTAActcttatttattaaaataaagttcaaagtaaaaaaagttacaattatttgtattctaatgatttatataaataattataatgacaacaaacattagTATTATTATAAGTACTGCGTCTTTAgcagtaggaggaggaggaagtgtaGTAATCTCATTGAGAAATATCACTCAGCTCTTGAGTAAATGTTGCGCTTTTACTGTGAAAGCCGAGCTTAGGGGAAGTTATCAGTTAGCATCCCGTAGCTAagtctacagtgtgtgtgtgtgtgtgttcaggtgtgtgtgtgtgtccaggtgttAACATGTTACCTTTATCTGTGAAAGACGACGAGTACAAACCCGCTAAATTCAACTTGCTGCTCAAGCTGTCGGGATGGTTCAGGTAAACCGATAACTGCTAACGGCTAACAGAGGCTAACGGATGCTACTGGAGGCTAACGTTGATCCAGCTGTAAAGAATAGCTCTTAGCATGATGCTAACCGGTTAGCCTTAGCATAAATCCTTATTAATCAGTGTTTATGTACAGTGTCAGCGGTGTGTTTGTATTGCGTTTGCTGTGATTCTAACCCAGGTTTATTGTAGGTTTATTGGGGGTTTCCCAGGTTTCTCTCCCGTTGGAGTTGCTCTCTGATAGCTTTCTGTTTTCAGGTCGATACTCGCGGACAAAACGTCCCGGAATCTGttcttctttctctgcctcAACCTCTCTTTCGCCTTCGTGGAGCTTTCATATGGCATCTGGAGCAACAGGTGAGCTGACGGGGCTAACTGTGCTAACGTCGTGTGTTCATCTGGGATGTGCCACGTAGTGTtagtgattgtgtgtgtgtgtgtgtgtgtgtgtgtgtgtgtgtgtgtgtgtgtgtgtgtgtgtgtgtgaccatggtgtgtgtgtggtgtgtgtgagacaccATTTGAAAGTGTGTGCTACATGGTGTTACTGTGTGAGATAAACCAtgtgacattgtgtgtgtgtgtgtgtgtgtgtgtgtgtgtgtgtgtgtgtgtgtgtgtgtgtgcgcgccttTCAAATACTGGGATTTGCTGCTTCTCTGTTTTgaatcagacattttaaaatcattaaagGCCTCTGCTGAGTTAGGTGTAATATATTTGGGTGTAGGACTGTCAAAAGAAGTTAAAGATATCactttggactttgagaaactcttagaagtataaaataatctgcagatgaATCAATAATGAATCTGTGTTTATCAGTAATAGTAGGTTTATTGATACCtgagtttattttattgaatagaAGGCACAGTGCAGGTAAATGAATACACAGGAGTTATAAAAGCTCTTCTGTATTCAGTGAAGAAAGTTTAAAAGGAGTGACTGTGTGTAttcaatgtgtgtattcaatgtgtgtattcaatgtgtgtattcaatgtgtgtattcaaTGTGTATTCAATGTGTATTCAATGTGTAttcaatgtgtgtattcaatgtgtgtattcaaTGTGTATTCAATGTGTATTCAATGTGTATTCAATGTGTGTATTCtctgtgtatttattgtgtattcaatgtgtgtattcaatgtgtattctgtgtgtatttattgtgtATCTGCTGTTTCTTCTCCAGTTTAGGTCTGATTTCCGACTCCTTCCACATGTTCTTTGACTGCACGGCTCTTCTCGCAGGTCTGGCAGCTTCTGTCATCTCCAGGTGGAGATCCAACGACAGCTTCTCCTACGGGTAAGACTCTGTGCTCTCTTTGTCAGGTCTGATGATCTGTGCTCCGTCAGTCAGGGCTGATCTCCCTCTGCTTTGTTATGCTGTGTCTCTTCACATAATGCTGTACTTTCGTGCTGAATGCCTAAGTGTGCCCTTATGAGAAGTATGGCCaattaaccacagacctcagtAATAGCTGAACAGCTCTTCATGGATGATCTGTGCTCGTTTACTCAAGTCTGCTCTGTATTTCAGGTATGTCAGAGCTGAGGTTCTGGCCGGCTTTGTGAATGGACTGTTTCTGATATTCACCGCCTTCTTCATCTTCTCCGAAGGGGTCGaggtacctgtctgtctgtctgtctgtctgtctgtctgtctgtctgtctgtatattaacctgttctgtctgtctgtctgtctgtctgtctgtatattaacctgctctgtctgtctgtctgtctgtctgtctgtatattAACCtgttctgtgtgtctctcagagGGCTCTCGAGCCTCCGGATGTGCATCACGACCGGCTGCTCCCTGTGTCGGTGGCGGGGCTGCTGGTGAACCTGGTGGGGATCTTTGTGTTTCAGCACGGAGGCCACGGACACTCGCAcggaggagagggggaaggtAACACATGCAACGCTTTCCATCCCActgttgaaaaaatgtaaataaacataaagaaatgttggTATGAAAAACAGTTTGTAGGAAAATTCAGACATTCTGACTTCTTTAGAAAATCTCTGAATTTGACTTTCCGCTCAAAACTCAGACTTTTCTCTCAGTTTTAGAGTTATGACTTTCAATGACTTATTTCTTACCATTAGGACTTATTTTTCAGAAtctcagaattcagatttttttcctcagaattctgagatttgaGTTTTTACTTGAAATCTCAAAGAAGGTgtacaaactttaaaaacaggacaaaaaaaagttgaacAACGCAAACCTTTGTAATCGGctaaaaaatattgaatgactctcacctgtctgtctctcaggtcacGGCCACAGCCACTCTCTGTTTAACGGCAGTGCGAATCACGGACACAGCCACGGGGCAAAAGACCACGGAGCACACAGCCACGATGGACACAGCCACGGCGGCCATGATGGACACGGACACAGCCATGGCGGCCAGGACGCTCACGGACACAGCCACGGAGGGCATGGACACAGTCACGACAGCCATGAGGATTCACACTGTCACGGTGAAAGGCTGCtcccaaaacacatttatttaacctcACCTTTAAAATGATCTCCTGTATTTCAGTTGCCTCGTATTCATCAAGAAAACTCACTTCAAACAttcgcgctcctattggctagcgcttcaacaaatcgtacgtgatagactaaggggcaggacatctctaagcggttgaccaatcacaatagagctggccagctaaccaatcagagtacaGATTAACAGATGATCATTTTAAGGCTGAAGTttccctttaatgtttgttttgtatgattttaactcaatctgtgtttattttttctgcagACAAACTGACTCCGGGGAAAGGAGCCAGTAAACAGATCCTGCAGGGTGAGAATAAAACATCTCAAGTCAATAAATAGTTTATTTGTAGAGCACTGTCAGAGCGATTCAAGTGTTTTACACAATGTCTCAAACTTGTAGAAAGAAGTGTTTtatcaaatacaattataaagcAAGCCACTCAAACCTCCtgatagtaaaaaaaaaaagtcaaataaaaaacaggtgAGTCAAATAATGTCAAAATGAGATCGAAGTGAATACCGTGACCACCAGGGGGCGCCACCGCACCGTCATGTTATTTACCTGCAGAAACAGTTTCTCCATCAGTTGTTTCTTACACAACAAGCTGATTCTCCCTTTGAAAGCTGTTTTGATTatcttataaaacacactaacTAAAAAATAACCTTCATAAGAGTTTAGATTTCACTTTGAATGTTTCTCCTTTTATGGGTAGTTTCCTGTTTAATGCAGCCAAGTTTAACAACTTCCCAGCTAGGCTACATTTGcgctaatgtgtgtgtgtgtgtgtgtgtgtgtgtgtgtgtgtgtgtgtgtgtgtgtgttggtgtgtgtgtgtgtgtgtgtgtgtgtgtgtgtgtcgttcgTTCCAGGCGTGCTGCTGCACATCATCGCTGACACTCTGGGCAGTGTTGGTGTCATCATCTCCGCTCTCCTGATGCAGAGATACGACCTGATGATCGCTGACCCCATCTGCTCCATGCTCATCTCCCTGCTCATCGGAGTCAGGTAATAACTCTATATCCATAACTCTGTATCACTCTGAATTACATTTAACTCTTTAAATCTGCTCCCTGCTCATGGGAGTCAGGTAATAACTCGCTGGATCTGCTCCCAACCTTGCAGCAAGCAAAGAGCAATTGCAATCATCTGAATGCAGCTAAACTCAATATTCACTTTATTACAAACTTTGTTTAACTCCTTTAACATATATGTAAATCCTCTTGCCTTGTGAATGACCTGTAGAGCGTCTTAAATGAAGACTGAAACACCTTTTTATGTACCAATTAAACCTCGACCCTGCACACATTAGTCCCTGAACGTCTCCCAGAATCTCCTGCTTTTCTCAGTTGTTATTCATATAACCCAGAGAACCTCTTCAGTGACCAGCAGAACTTCTAGAACCTCTTTAATGACCACAACATGCACACTGACCAGCTGAACATTTCCAGTTATTATAACCTCCAGAGGACAGTAAAACCCACTGGAAATCAAACAGGAAAGGGTGATGTCTGACTTTTGAAAGTCTGCAGTTTTAAGATGTCGGTGCTTCTGCCGAAGGAGCGTTCCTGAGCGTCAGAGAGGAACCTAAAGTACCAGGACTGTGATGGATTATCTCTCAGGTTTCTGCCTCCCCAGTCTCCAGAGGAATGAAGTCAATCTCAGACACGGCGGATGCTCTGGAAAATGGTTTGCTCCAACGTAAGGAATGTGCAATCAGGAGTTAATGGGCTCCACCGGGCCAAACCGCCGGCATGGAGCTGGAACAGTTCTGGGGTCCGGCGTCCTCTGGATGAAAATGTGCAGCGGTCAGCTTTCCCAGAAGCCCCGGGATGGATGGAGTAGATGTGTGCTGATGTGGTCTGATAGGCTGGCAGTGAACGCAGCTGCAGATTGAAACAGTCAGCAGATCTGTGGTCAGCTGAGAGGCCTTCACTCAACCACAGGCATCAAACACTGCAGCTGGAAACTGCTGAACTCCAGCGGAATCCACAGATTCTTCTCAGGGATATAAAGTGAACAAAAGGAGAAGAACTTACACTAAACTTCAGTTAGAAATCTGTAGAATCTTCACTAATTTTAAGGGAATAACCCACACCAAAATCCTCAGATTCTTCACATGGGTCTGAGCTGATTCCACATAAACGCTCACACTAGGCTCCTGTTAAAATCTGTTGATTCTTCAAAGGGATCTGAGCAAGACTAAAGAGAAACTCAAACCAAGCGCCAGTTAAAAATCCACAGAGTCAACACTGCAATAAGAGCAGAATTGAAACCGTCTCCggttaaaaatgtacatattcTTCATGTGTTCGGGTGCGTTTGTTTTGGGTGTCGGTGTATCAGCTGTTGGTGTTTGCACTTGCTcatgtgtctctgtttcctcaGCGTCGTGCCGTTACTGAAGGAGTCCATTGGGATCCTGATGCAGCGAACGCCTCCCTCTCTGGACCAGAAGCTGCCCGAGAGCTACCAGAGGGTCAGTGAGCCAGTTTACCCCCTTCAGTAAACCTCTACTGCACAGATGAACAAACTGTGACTCTTCGTGACTAAAGACTATTGACCATGAGCCACGCCTCCAGCAGCACCTCCAACACGTGTCTGCTTTGTATAGAAACATCCTCTTAATGTCACTTGTGTGTCCGGGACGAGTCTAATGCCTGGTTTGtcgtgttgtgttcaggtgcagcagctgcagggcgTGTACAACCTGCAGGAGCCTCACTTCTGGACTCTGTGTACGGACGTTTACATCGGGACGTTAAAGCTGCTGGTCGCCCCCGACGCCGACACCCGCTGGATCCTCAGCCAGACGCacaacattttcacacaggtacctgaatgcaccacaaCACATCTTCACACAggtacctgaacgcaccacaacACATCTTCACACAggtacctgaacgcaccacagcACAGCTTTTCTGTGACACattggattataattattaaatgaCTTTCAATTTCCCTGTGTGCAGTAGTATCATCAgtctttgtttacctgtgtatttgtgttgtgtgtatttgtgtgattAGTATTTGTGTTGTTAGTATTTGTGTTAGTATTTGTGTTGTTAGTATTTGTGTTGTTAGTATTTGTGTATTAGTATTTGTGTTGTTAGTATTTGTGTATTAGTATTTGTGTTATTAGTATTTGTGTATtagtatttgtgtatttgtatttgtgtatttgtagtgTAAACATTATTCCTGTGTTCAGGCTGGAGTCCGGCAGCTGTACGTTCAGATTGAGACGGCCTCCATGTagaagccccgcctcctctgAACACCTGGGACCAATCACCTTTCAGTCTGCTGCAGGCGATCCCTGCCCCTCCCAGAGTAAATGAAGGACAGACAACGTTGGGGGGGCGGGTCAATGAGACTGAACTACTATGATGCTCCAGCCAAAAAAAGCCCCTCCCaccccctttctttttccttttgttttttgtacttactttacctcccccctccctcGCTGCACTTTGTAGACTGGAGCAAAGCATTCTGGGTAAGTGCCTTCAACATGAATCAGACAATCtgagccccccccctcccctccctgtgACATCACCGGCgtgtgatgtcactttgtttttaaaacgtGCCAAACCATGTGACCAGACGGGGGGGGGGTTCAGTCTTTTTTCaactgtaataaataaataattctgtttctgattttattatttctctttattGATGACATCAGTgtacacacatttctgtttagGGGACAAATTGGGGACCCGACTTTTATCAGGTTTAACAAGACCGGAGTTTTTGACGTCCAAAAGGagctttaaatgtttattatttctgGTGATAAATAATGACATCCTGCAGCCTGTTGTGTGTACAGGCTTGTTTTACTGTCTTTGTGAGGACAAAATATTAGCATAACCGTCATAAGAGGACCGTTGAACATTGTGGGGACAGTTTGATGGTTCAGGTTTATAATTTGACAATTGGAGGACTGTAATTAAACTTTGTATAAAATGAGTAAAAGAAAAGTCCAAAGTgatgtctctttttttatatttaacgGTGAAAAGTGTTATTTGTGGAGCTAAAAGCAgcttttaaagacatttctatATGAAAAACAACCCTAACCCAcaattaacaataaatacatcctAAAAGTTGTGGATTATTCATCGTTTACTGTAGTTTTGAGGGTTTGTGTTTGTCCATTCTGCATTGCGGGGTCCTCACATGTACCCAGcgtcagagtgtgtgttatgAGCAGAAGGTGGAGCTGTCGATGGACTTCAGGTCCTTCAGAGCGTCGGGTTCAGCGTTCACTCGCAGCATGTCCACCTCTAGCGGGTGGAGATGACCCGTAACGACCAGCGAATGGAGCGGTCCGCCCAGGTCACACGACACCAGCTGACGTAACGTCCCGGTGCGGATCACCTGATCGTCTGCGCCGAGCCGAGCGACGCCGACACACACCGTGTCCTCCGTCACACCTGGAGGGGGAAGGTTAGCATGATGACAGGTAACATCAGTGAGATGAATAATAAATCTGATAGCTTAACGCTGACAGTTTGAAGGATGGTACCTGCATGTTTCCAGATCTATCTTTATTACCTTCTAAAACTCTAAGATCTCTTA
This DNA window, taken from Eleginops maclovinus isolate JMC-PN-2008 ecotype Puerto Natales chromosome 9, JC_Emac_rtc_rv5, whole genome shotgun sequence, encodes the following:
- the slc30a7 gene encoding zinc transporter 7; the protein is MLPLSVKDDEYKPAKFNLLLKLSGWFRSILADKTSRNLFFFLCLNLSFAFVELSYGIWSNSLGLISDSFHMFFDCTALLAGLAASVISRWRSNDSFSYGYVRAEVLAGFVNGLFLIFTAFFIFSEGVERALEPPDVHHDRLLPVSVAGLLVNLVGIFVFQHGGHGHSHGGEGEGHGHSHSLFNGSANHGHSHGAKDHGAHSHDGHSHGGHDGHGHSHGGQDAHGHSHGGHGHSHDSHEDSHCHDKLTPGKGASKQILQGVLLHIIADTLGSVGVIISALLMQRYDLMIADPICSMLISLLIGVSVVPLLKESIGILMQRTPPSLDQKLPESYQRVQQLQGVYNLQEPHFWTLCTDVYIGTLKLLVAPDADTRWILSQTHNIFTQAGVRQLYVQIETASM